CGACCCTTCTTCAAAACGAGCGGAATTCCGCCGATAATGTACAAATAACGGATATCGATAATTTTCTTCATCACGGCAGCGGTGCCGCCCTTGATTTTGCGCGAGCCTACGATGCCGATCGCTTCGCCTTTTCCGAGCGACGCAACGGTGCCTTTCGGCTTGTATTCAAACGCTTTGAGCGCCGTTCCGCGAATCGACGCCACCAGATTGTGCGCACAAACGTCGGCTTGCTGCATCGAAATTTGCGCCGTCGGCGGGTAGGGCCGGCCTTCCGGGGACATCACGATCGAGCAATCGCCGAGAATGTACACGTTATCGTGTCCCGGTGCACGCAGGAACTCATCTACCTTGATGCGTCCGCGCATCGTTTCAAACCCGGCTTCCTCGAGAAGGTGATTGCCGCGCACGCCGCCCGTCCAGATGACGGTGCTGGACTTGATTTCTTCGCCGGTCGCAAGCACGACGCCTTCCGGCGTGCACTCTTTGATCGCCGTCGCAATCTTGAACGTAACCCCTTTATTGGCAAGCACGCCCATCGCATATTCGACGAGTTCCGGATCAAAGCCCGGAAGCGCCGTCGGGGCTGCTTCGATATTGTAAATTTTTACAAGTCCCGGATCGACGTCGAATTCCTTGCACAATTCCGGAATGCGGTCAGCGAGCTCGCCGACAAACTCGATGCCCGTAAATCCGGCCCCGCCGACAACAAAGGTCAGGTAATCCGTTCTGTGCGGCTCGCGTTTGAACTTGGCGAACTGATATTCGATATGCTCGCGGATGAAGCGCACGCTGTTGATGCTGCGAATGCTGAGCGCATATTCCTTCAGCCCCGGGATACCGAATGTCTCCGGCTCGCCTCCAAGACCGATGACCAGATAGTCGTAAGAGAGGCTGCCTTCTTCCAAAATAACCTTCTTCTCTTGCAGGCGGATTTGCACAACGGTCGATTTGACAAAATCCACTTTGAACTCGTCGATCAGCTTTAAAATATTAACGCGGGCATTTTCAGGATCGTCCGTCCCTGCCGCGGGCATATGCAAATGTGTAGTAATGTAATGGTAGTCATGTTTGTTAACCAAAGTGACATCGGCTTCGTTATAGTTCAATTCCTTCTGCAAACGAATAGCCGTTACGATGCCGCCGTAACCCGCTCCCAAAATGACTATTCTCGGTATTCGACTCATGGTTTATCCCTTCCATCACGTATCTTTTTTAGGTTAATATGTGAAAAATTACACAAGCGGCGCCGAAAGATACCGTTCCTATCCTTAATGTATCCTCTTCTCTAAAAAAATATGATCACAAGGCATGATTCGACAACATATTTAACCAATTCAAAAGACATGATACAATGCAACGTGCAAAATGGCAAGTATTATTTTGGCTAAAATTAGTGGGAATAACGTAACCTAACGTTCGGAAATGAAGCATATTCTCCCTTTTACTGCAATTTCGCCGATTTGTCCGCCATATACCTCATTTATTGGTTTAATTTTAATTTGCCAGCCTCTTAACCCGACGTATAGCGATTATAATAGTACGAAAAAAAAGAAACGCTCAGCTTACCTGAGCATTTCCCGGATAAAATTCGACATTTAATTGTCGGCGCTTAATTTCTTCAAGCAGCAATTCGACAAATTCCTTGTCCAGCTGCAGATCCAGCGCTTTATAATAGGAGTCGATCAATACTTCGTTGCTGATCATTCTCATCCGGCATCACCTATCCACTGGAAATTTAATATTATATTACCATGGCCTGAACCGTAGAACAAGCGTTCCGCTATCCACAGGTGATTGTGAATATCCTGTGTGTAACTTGTTGATATGTGTCAAAACCTGTCTGGTCTCGGGGTGAATAATGTGGATAAAGTTATACACAGTCCACATTTATTTTGTTTGATAAAAAAAATTAATCGACGAGGAGTCATCCCCTAAATCCCCCTAATAGGGGGACCCCATGCTTACGAAGCTGGCTTTGCTCCGCAAAGCCCTCAAGGCGCTCGGGCGCCCTGGACCCGCCCGGTTCAAGGGAATGCTCGCTTCTAGTTCGCGTTTGCCCGGTATGGATTTTTTGCCTTCGGACAAAAAATCCTATGCCGAGCACGCTGTACTTTGGATGCGGTGCCTGGGGAGAAGGTATGTGCCTCGTCCCACGCGTTTGGCTGCATGGATTTTGCCTTGGCAAAATCCTATGCGGCCACGCTCTACGTTCCTCTGCAATTCATTAAAGAGTTCATTCCACTTTCAATTACAGACTTCTTTGAAAATGATGAAACCTGGTGCCTTGGTAGGTTAAAACGCCTTGATCTCCTTCGGCCAGCAGGCCGAATTGCTTGTCCTTCAGCTGCAGCTCCAATCTTTCCTTGTTCGCGAACTCGAAGGTGGCATAATACGACGTGCTCGCGCTGGTGTTGCCGCTCCCGCCCCATACGTCGGTTCGTTTGGCAA
The window above is part of the Paenibacillus hamazuiensis genome. Proteins encoded here:
- a CDS encoding DUF2500 domain-containing protein, which encodes MSFSPSPFPVNLFFVFFWAIFAVIVITIVYQILKNAGTWISNNASEVVTVPARIVAKRTDVWGGSGNTSASTSYYATFEFANKERLELQLKDKQFGLLAEGDQGVLTYQGTRFHHFQRSL
- a CDS encoding NAD(P)/FAD-dependent oxidoreductase, whose product is MSRIPRIVILGAGYGGIVTAIRLQKELNYNEADVTLVNKHDYHYITTHLHMPAAGTDDPENARVNILKLIDEFKVDFVKSTVVQIRLQEKKVILEEGSLSYDYLVIGLGGEPETFGIPGLKEYALSIRSINSVRFIREHIEYQFAKFKREPHRTDYLTFVVGGAGFTGIEFVGELADRIPELCKEFDVDPGLVKIYNIEAAPTALPGFDPELVEYAMGVLANKGVTFKIATAIKECTPEGVVLATGEEIKSSTVIWTGGVRGNHLLEEAGFETMRGRIKVDEFLRAPGHDNVYILGDCSIVMSPEGRPYPPTAQISMQQADVCAHNLVASIRGTALKAFEYKPKGTVASLGKGEAIGIVGSRKIKGGTAAVMKKIIDIRYLYIIGGIPLVLKKGRF
- a CDS encoding sporulation histidine kinase inhibitor Sda gives rise to the protein MRMISNEVLIDSYYKALDLQLDKEFVELLLEEIKRRQLNVEFYPGNAQVS